The following coding sequences lie in one Amycolatopsis cihanbeyliensis genomic window:
- the pstB gene encoding phosphate ABC transporter ATP-binding protein PstB: MISVRDLGVRYGGFLAVDEVDLDFGSKEITALIGPSGCGKSTVLRCLNRMNDLIPGATVHGRIGYHGVDIYGPSVDVIELRRRIGMVFQKPNPFPKSIYDNVAYGPRVTGMRPASMDEVVENALRAAALWDEVKDKLKQNAAGLSGGQQQRLCIARAIATSPEVILMDEPCSALDPIATAKIEDLMTELATTFTIIIVTHNMQQAARVSQRTAFFTAEADEHGERTGRLVEFATTEHIFGNPTDARTEAYITGRFG, translated from the coding sequence ATGATCTCGGTCCGGGACCTGGGCGTCCGTTACGGTGGCTTCCTGGCCGTGGACGAGGTCGACCTCGACTTCGGCAGCAAGGAGATCACCGCGCTGATCGGGCCTTCCGGGTGTGGAAAGTCGACCGTGCTGCGCTGCCTGAACCGGATGAACGACCTGATTCCCGGCGCCACCGTGCACGGGCGGATCGGATACCACGGCGTGGACATCTACGGTCCTTCGGTCGATGTGATCGAGCTGCGGCGCCGGATCGGCATGGTGTTCCAGAAGCCGAACCCGTTCCCGAAGTCGATCTACGACAACGTCGCCTACGGGCCGCGGGTGACCGGGATGAGACCGGCCAGTATGGACGAGGTGGTGGAGAACGCGCTGCGTGCGGCCGCGCTGTGGGACGAGGTCAAGGACAAGCTCAAGCAGAACGCGGCGGGGCTGTCCGGCGGGCAGCAGCAGCGGCTGTGTATCGCCAGGGCGATCGCGACCTCACCCGAGGTGATCCTGATGGACGAGCCATGTTCGGCCCTTGATCCCATCGCCACGGCGAAGATCGAGGACCTGATGACCGAGCTGGCGACGACGTTCACCATCATCATCGTCACGCACAACATGCAGCAGGCCGCGCGGGTTTCGCAGCGTACCGCGTTCTTCACGGCGGAGGCCGACGAGCACGGGGAGCGCACCGGCCGCCTGGTCGAGTTCGCCACCACCGAGCACATTTTCGGTAACCCCACCGATGCGCGGACCGAGGCGTACATCACCGGCCGGTTCGGCTGA
- a CDS encoding response regulator transcription factor gives MAHTLAHSWESDNSQFQLRRRACLSGRGGAPDRLAVLLVEGDPEIARALVEALTGQPVETHLCAEPARALLAVGRACPDVVVLGPATGLLGAEDFLTLVREVDGELPVVAGAGPGSGDFAARAAELGATAVVPRPYHPRQLLGLLRSFAPRPDRVVLRPLGIDLGRLRVDGAVPRFWLDGQTVQLPPMEFLLLRYLAERAGAVLTRRELIAAVWGEGATARSNTLTVHIMRLRKRLGDDEHDPQWIKAVRGLGYQFTVPPRAE, from the coding sequence GTGGCGCACACACTGGCGCACAGCTGGGAATCCGACAACTCGCAGTTCCAGCTACGCAGGCGAGCCTGCCTGTCCGGGCGCGGCGGCGCCCCGGACCGGCTGGCCGTCCTGCTGGTCGAGGGCGACCCCGAGATCGCCCGTGCCCTCGTCGAGGCGCTCACCGGGCAGCCGGTGGAGACCCACCTGTGCGCTGAGCCGGCCAGGGCCCTGCTGGCGGTAGGCAGGGCGTGTCCGGACGTGGTCGTCCTCGGGCCCGCCACCGGGCTGCTGGGTGCCGAGGATTTCCTCACGCTCGTGCGCGAGGTTGACGGCGAGCTGCCGGTCGTCGCGGGCGCGGGGCCGGGGTCCGGTGATTTCGCCGCCCGCGCCGCCGAGCTCGGCGCGACCGCGGTCGTGCCCCGCCCGTATCACCCCAGGCAGCTGCTCGGCCTGCTGCGCTCCTTCGCGCCGCGGCCCGACCGTGTGGTCCTGCGCCCGCTGGGCATCGATCTCGGCCGGCTGCGCGTCGACGGCGCCGTACCCCGGTTCTGGCTCGACGGGCAGACCGTGCAGCTGCCTCCGATGGAGTTCCTGTTACTGCGCTACCTGGCCGAACGCGCCGGGGCCGTGCTGACCCGGCGGGAGCTCATCGCGGCCGTGTGGGGGGAGGGAGCGACCGCGCGAAGCAACACGCTCACGGTGCACATCATGCGACTGCGCAAGCGGCTCGGTGACGACGAACACGACCCGCAGTGGATCAAGGCCGTCCGCGGCCTCGGATACCAGTTCACCGTTCCACCGCGCGCCGAATAG
- the pstA gene encoding phosphate ABC transporter permease PstA produces MTAYPDTATRLAGGRRTDIRSAVFAAVLWACLATACVFLLLVLAAILTEGLARFDLDLVANQPSKLNPETAGVQSAILGTLWVMGGTIVLALPLGIAAGVYLEEYADSTKWWNRLIELNIQNLVAVPTIIYGILTLAFVVRSPLSVGAVVLAGSVALALLILPVIIITTREALRAVPREIRDASLALGATEWQTTWRQVLPAAISGIATGSILALSRAIGEAAPLILVGATVFVTVNPDGVFDRYTVLPVQIFNLVSLPDVEFQELAWATILLLIIILLAMNGAAIWLRNRFQRRW; encoded by the coding sequence ATGACCGCCTATCCCGACACCGCGACGCGACTCGCCGGCGGGCGGCGTACCGATATCCGCTCGGCGGTCTTCGCGGCCGTGTTGTGGGCCTGCCTGGCCACCGCGTGCGTGTTCCTGCTGCTGGTGCTGGCGGCGATCCTGACTGAGGGCCTGGCGCGCTTCGACCTCGACCTGGTGGCCAACCAGCCGTCCAAGCTGAACCCGGAGACGGCGGGTGTCCAGTCGGCGATCCTCGGCACCCTGTGGGTGATGGGCGGCACGATCGTGCTGGCGCTCCCCCTCGGCATCGCGGCCGGTGTCTACCTCGAGGAGTACGCGGACAGCACGAAGTGGTGGAACCGGCTGATCGAGCTGAACATCCAGAACCTGGTCGCGGTGCCCACGATCATCTACGGCATTCTCACGCTGGCGTTCGTGGTGCGCAGCCCCCTCTCGGTCGGCGCGGTCGTGCTGGCCGGATCGGTGGCGCTGGCACTGTTGATCCTGCCGGTCATCATCATCACCACCCGGGAGGCGCTGCGTGCCGTGCCGAGGGAGATCCGGGACGCCTCGCTTGCGCTCGGCGCGACGGAGTGGCAGACCACCTGGCGGCAGGTGCTGCCCGCGGCGATCTCCGGCATCGCGACGGGCTCGATCCTGGCACTGTCCCGCGCGATCGGCGAGGCCGCGCCACTGATCCTGGTCGGCGCCACGGTGTTCGTCACGGTCAATCCGGACGGCGTTTTCGATCGCTACACCGTGCTGCCCGTGCAGATCTTCAACCTCGTGTCGCTGCCGGACGTGGAGTTCCAGGAGCTGGCATGGGCGACGATCCTGTTGCTGATCATCATCCTGCTGGCCATGAACGGGGCCGCGATCTGGCTGCGCAACCGGTTCCAGCGCCGCTGGTGA
- a CDS encoding ArsR/SmtB family transcription factor: MGWDTGHVRVDEVGSLAVLPTGESIVTLDELAESASLFKALGDPVRVKLVALVRRTPDGEACFCDLADEFDMPQSSLSHHLKILVRAGVLARERRGTWSWYRIRPEPLEIMETLLRPGGPLREPPGDVATQPNRCD, encoded by the coding sequence ATGGGCTGGGACACCGGGCATGTACGCGTGGACGAGGTGGGATCACTGGCCGTGTTACCGACGGGAGAAAGCATCGTCACCCTCGACGAGCTGGCCGAGTCGGCGTCGCTGTTCAAGGCGCTCGGTGACCCGGTGCGGGTGAAGCTGGTCGCCCTGGTCCGGAGGACACCGGACGGCGAGGCCTGCTTCTGCGATCTCGCCGACGAGTTCGACATGCCGCAGTCCTCCCTGTCGCACCACCTCAAGATCCTGGTACGGGCCGGGGTACTCGCCAGGGAGCGGCGAGGCACCTGGAGCTGGTACCGGATCCGTCCGGAACCCCTGGAGATCATGGAGACGCTGCTGCGCCCTGGCGGCCCGCTCCGTGAGCCCCCTGGCGATGTCGCCACGCAGCCGAACCGCTGCGACTGA
- a CDS encoding ArsR/SmtB family transcription factor: MISASGDVFPMDAVRLLAEPLRARIVELLARESLCTCHLVAETGASQTNVSNHLRLLRDAGVVTAEPCGRYTYYRLRPEPLRTLAAGFAGLADIAEDNAETRRPCP; the protein is encoded by the coding sequence GTGATATCAGCCAGTGGTGATGTGTTTCCGATGGACGCCGTGCGGTTGCTGGCCGAGCCGCTGCGGGCGCGGATCGTCGAGTTGCTGGCCCGCGAGTCGCTGTGTACCTGCCATCTGGTGGCGGAGACGGGCGCGAGCCAGACGAACGTGTCCAACCACCTGCGGCTGTTGCGCGACGCCGGGGTGGTGACCGCCGAACCGTGCGGGCGCTACACCTACTACCGCCTGCGGCCCGAGCCGCTGCGCACGTTGGCCGCCGGGTTCGCCGGGCTCGCCGACATCGCCGAGGACAACGCCGAGACGAGGAGGCCCTGCCCGTGA
- the arsB gene encoding ACR3 family arsenite efflux transporter translates to MSQTVETTADQPDVLHRLSFLDRFLPLWILAAMAAGLVLGSVVPGLQGALDAVKIGQVSLPIALGLLLMMYPVLAKVRYDRLDTVTRDRRTLLLSLVLNWVAGPALMFVLAWLMLPDLPEYRTGLIIVGLARCIAMVIIWNDLACGDREAAAVLVALNSVFQVIMFGVLGWFYLDLLPGWLGLDTTSIDVSPWEIAASALIFLGIPLAAGYLSRRLGERAKGRTWYENRFLPRIGPVALYGLLFTIVVLFALQGETITARPLDVARIALPLLAYFAIMWAGSYALGRAAGLAYPRATTLAFTAAGNNFELAIAVAIGVFGVTSGQALAGVVGPLIEVPVLVGLVYVSLWLRGKWAVRAR, encoded by the coding sequence GTGAGCCAGACCGTGGAGACCACGGCCGACCAGCCCGACGTGCTGCACCGGCTGTCCTTCCTGGACCGTTTCCTGCCGCTGTGGATCCTTGCCGCGATGGCCGCCGGGTTGGTGCTGGGCAGTGTGGTGCCGGGCCTGCAGGGAGCGCTGGACGCGGTGAAGATCGGGCAGGTCTCGCTGCCGATCGCGCTCGGCCTGCTGCTGATGATGTACCCGGTGCTGGCCAAGGTGCGCTACGACCGGCTGGACACGGTGACCCGCGACCGCCGCACCCTGCTGCTGTCGCTGGTGCTGAACTGGGTCGCGGGTCCGGCGCTGATGTTCGTGCTGGCCTGGCTGATGCTGCCCGACCTGCCCGAGTACCGCACCGGGCTGATCATCGTCGGACTGGCCCGCTGTATCGCGATGGTGATCATCTGGAACGACCTCGCCTGCGGCGACCGGGAAGCGGCCGCCGTGCTGGTCGCGCTGAACTCGGTGTTCCAGGTGATCATGTTCGGCGTGCTCGGCTGGTTCTACCTCGATCTGCTGCCCGGCTGGCTCGGCCTGGACACCACCAGCATCGACGTCTCGCCGTGGGAGATCGCCGCGAGTGCGCTGATCTTCCTCGGTATCCCGCTCGCCGCGGGCTACCTCTCCCGCAGGCTCGGCGAGCGCGCGAAAGGCCGCACCTGGTACGAGAACCGCTTCCTGCCGCGCATCGGGCCGGTCGCACTCTATGGCCTCTTGTTCACCATCGTCGTGCTGTTCGCGCTGCAGGGCGAGACCATCACCGCGCGCCCACTCGACGTCGCGCGGATCGCGCTACCGCTGCTGGCCTACTTCGCGATCATGTGGGCGGGCTCGTACGCACTCGGCCGCGCCGCGGGCCTTGCCTACCCCCGCGCCACCACGTTGGCCTTCACCGCGGCAGGCAACAACTTCGAGCTCGCCATCGCGGTCGCCATCGGCGTGTTCGGGGTGACCTCCGGCCAGGCACTCGCCGGGGTGGTCGGCCCGCTGATCGAGGTCCCGGTGCTGGTCGGCCTGGTCTACGTCAGTCTCTGGCTGCGCGGGAAGTGGGCCGTGCGCGCCCGATGA